Proteins co-encoded in one Acidobacteriota bacterium genomic window:
- a CDS encoding TonB-dependent receptor: MAVALAAALALVPASASAQALYGTIAGTVVDDSGAAIPGATVTVVNQGTGLEVNAVTDETGSYAIRNLQPGTYTLRASLQGFKEYVQTGVPVSQNDSVRVVARLEVGALTESVTVTTEAALLKTDKADVSVNLKPAEVVNLPLNQYRNYQALMNLVPGATPVNVQNAQTDTPGRALTTNVNGTNRNNNVTRIDGAASINVWLPHHAAYIAPAETVETVNISTNSFDASQGMTGGAAVSVVTKSGTNELKGSAFYFRNDSKWNARQNYFSANKNPKGSLDIMGATVGGPIKKNALFFFGGYERNLEKNSRIDTLTVPTARMRQGDFSEVAANIASFRLYDPNTGDPVTGAGRTVYANNQIPANQISPIAQKIQANYPLPNVPGTNGGLQNNYEVARFPVADRHNFDTKFNWNRSAQNQLWGKYSRMDAEVEEGYFQPFESGLVGDTTQQVISFGQTYTLTPTLIWDATFGISKMDQNVIGPDFGTNYGLTEFGIPGTNSAGTSGPGSSDPLRYSGFPRFNIGLEGIGNSNTWTPVWRKEASYTFSTNVTKVAGRHEFRAGFDYIRMQLNHWQPEDQNPRGTFDFGNQTGTTGYASNAWNTYAGFLLGRVSGFGKSVQFMEMSARENQFGVYLNDRWQVNDKLTLNYGLRYEYYPLMSRESAGLEQLDLNTWTVSMGGLGNVPKDNGISVSKSLFAPRIGAAYRINDDTVLRAGFGRTFNPMPWSRPLRGWYPYTIAYSNSTNVPYLPFTTLANGLPAAPSPDTSTGIVPLPRGVNMRWAEPNNVDRGTTDSWNIFIERRLPMDLALGVGYVGTATNNGYADRNLNWAESGGNANRQYFTQAGTANVLSWGARTKGRYHSLQVALNRPFKNGLLLKGAYTFSKALNETDDDGWATLSWNQESQLSRNYARAGYDRPHILQLGFVYELPFARESSGALAQIVKNWQINGIGSIVSGSPFTVGGDNAALNQQAGLQTINVSGELSPVGTAGPNDRWYDITQFSQPGNAWGNSGRNAFRGPANWNLDFSLFRTFPFGRYRVEFRAEASNVFNHAQWGNPVTGFTDPNFMRIRTFGYPGRPPRRVQLGARFQF, translated from the coding sequence CATTCCCGGCGCCACCGTGACGGTCGTCAACCAGGGCACGGGCCTCGAGGTGAACGCCGTCACCGATGAGACCGGCTCGTACGCGATCCGCAACCTGCAGCCCGGCACCTACACGCTGAGGGCCTCCCTCCAGGGCTTCAAGGAGTACGTGCAGACCGGGGTTCCGGTGTCGCAGAACGACTCGGTTCGCGTTGTGGCGCGCCTTGAAGTGGGTGCGCTCACCGAATCGGTGACCGTCACCACGGAAGCGGCCCTCCTCAAGACCGACAAGGCGGACGTGAGCGTCAACCTGAAGCCGGCCGAGGTGGTCAACCTCCCGCTGAACCAGTACCGCAACTACCAGGCGCTGATGAACCTCGTGCCCGGTGCCACACCGGTCAACGTGCAGAACGCTCAGACCGACACGCCGGGCCGCGCGCTGACGACCAACGTCAACGGCACGAACCGCAACAACAACGTGACGCGTATCGACGGTGCTGCCTCCATCAACGTGTGGCTGCCGCACCACGCGGCGTACATCGCCCCGGCCGAGACGGTCGAGACGGTGAACATCTCGACCAACAGCTTCGACGCGTCGCAGGGCATGACCGGTGGCGCGGCGGTGTCGGTCGTGACCAAGTCGGGCACCAACGAACTGAAGGGTTCGGCGTTCTACTTCCGGAACGACTCGAAGTGGAATGCGCGCCAGAACTACTTCTCGGCCAACAAGAACCCGAAGGGCAGCCTCGACATCATGGGCGCCACCGTGGGTGGCCCGATCAAGAAGAACGCCCTGTTCTTCTTCGGCGGGTACGAGCGCAACCTCGAGAAGAACAGCCGTATCGACACGCTGACGGTACCGACGGCGCGGATGCGCCAGGGCGACTTCAGCGAAGTGGCCGCCAACATTGCGTCGTTCCGTCTGTACGACCCGAACACGGGGGATCCTGTCACGGGTGCCGGCCGCACGGTGTACGCCAATAACCAGATTCCGGCGAACCAGATCAGCCCGATCGCCCAGAAGATCCAGGCCAACTACCCACTGCCCAACGTGCCGGGCACCAACGGTGGCCTCCAGAACAACTACGAGGTCGCGCGCTTCCCGGTGGCCGACCGCCACAACTTCGACACGAAGTTCAACTGGAATCGCAGCGCTCAGAACCAGCTTTGGGGCAAGTACTCGCGGATGGACGCCGAGGTCGAGGAAGGTTACTTCCAGCCCTTCGAATCCGGTCTGGTGGGAGACACGACCCAGCAGGTCATCTCCTTCGGCCAGACGTACACGCTCACGCCGACGCTCATCTGGGACGCCACGTTCGGTATCTCGAAGATGGACCAGAACGTGATCGGACCGGACTTCGGGACCAACTACGGCCTCACCGAATTCGGCATCCCCGGCACCAACAGCGCGGGCACGAGCGGCCCCGGGTCGTCGGATCCGCTGCGCTACTCGGGCTTCCCGCGCTTCAACATCGGTCTTGAAGGCATCGGCAACAGCAACACCTGGACGCCGGTGTGGCGCAAGGAGGCCAGCTACACCTTCTCGACCAACGTGACGAAGGTGGCCGGCCGGCACGAGTTCCGCGCGGGTTTCGACTACATCCGCATGCAGCTCAACCACTGGCAGCCCGAGGATCAGAACCCGCGCGGTACGTTCGACTTCGGCAACCAGACGGGCACGACGGGCTACGCGTCCAACGCGTGGAACACGTACGCCGGATTCCTCCTCGGGCGGGTGAGTGGCTTCGGCAAGAGCGTCCAGTTCATGGAGATGTCAGCACGCGAGAACCAGTTCGGCGTGTACCTCAACGACCGCTGGCAGGTGAACGACAAGCTGACGCTCAACTACGGCCTCCGCTACGAGTACTACCCGCTCATGTCGCGTGAGAGCGCCGGCCTCGAGCAACTCGATCTCAACACCTGGACGGTGTCCATGGGTGGGCTCGGCAATGTGCCCAAGGACAACGGCATCAGCGTGAGCAAGAGCCTGTTCGCCCCGCGTATCGGCGCGGCCTACCGCATCAACGACGACACGGTGCTGCGCGCCGGCTTCGGCCGGACGTTCAACCCGATGCCGTGGTCGCGGCCGCTGCGCGGCTGGTACCCGTACACGATCGCGTACAGCAACTCGACCAACGTCCCCTACCTGCCGTTCACGACACTCGCGAACGGCCTGCCGGCCGCACCGTCGCCCGACACGTCGACCGGTATCGTGCCCCTGCCGCGTGGCGTCAACATGCGCTGGGCCGAGCCGAACAACGTCGATCGCGGCACGACCGACTCGTGGAACATCTTCATCGAGCGTCGCCTCCCGATGGACCTCGCCCTCGGCGTGGGCTACGTGGGCACCGCCACCAACAACGGCTACGCGGATCGCAACCTGAACTGGGCCGAGAGCGGCGGCAACGCCAACCGCCAGTACTTCACGCAGGCTGGCACGGCCAACGTCCTGTCGTGGGGCGCCCGCACGAAGGGCCGGTATCACTCGTTGCAGGTGGCGTTGAACCGGCCGTTCAAGAACGGGTTGCTCCTCAAGGGCGCCTACACGTTCTCGAAGGCGCTCAACGAGACCGACGATGACGGCTGGGCCACGCTGTCGTGGAACCAGGAGTCGCAGCTCTCGCGCAACTATGCGCGCGCCGGCTACGACCGCCCGCACATCCTCCAGCTCGGCTTCGTGTACGAACTCCCGTTCGCACGCGAGTCGTCTGGTGCCCTGGCGCAGATCGTCAAGAACTGGCAGATCAACGGCATCGGCTCCATCGTGTCGGGTTCGCCGTTCACGGTCGGCGGCGACAACGCGGCCCTCAACCAGCAGGCGGGTCTGCAGACGATTAATGTGTCGGGCGAGCTCTCGCCCGTGGGTACCGCCGGTCCGAACGACCGCTGGTACGACATCACGCAGTTCAGCCAGCCCGGCAACGCGTGGGGCAACTCGGGCCGCAACGCGTTCCGCGGACCCGCGAACTGGAACCTGGACTTCTCGCTCTTCCGTACGTTCCCGTTCGGTCGCTACCGCGTGGAGTTCCGTGCCGAGGCCAGCAACGTGTTCAACCACGCGCAGTGGGGGAACCCGGTCACCGGCTTCACGGACCCCAACTTCATGCGCATCCGCACGTTCGGCTATCCCGGCCGGCCACCGCGTCGTGTGCAGCTCGGCGCGCGCTTCCAGTTCTAG